The genome window ATCAAACTCTTCTTTTGTTGATGCCTGTGTTTCTGAAACACCGCTTACTACGCCTATGACTTTTGTAATTTTCTTACCCGGGATTTCTGATGACGATACTGTAATAATTTCATCTCTAATTTTTTCTAAATCCTTTATAATGCTGTTTTTTTTCTGTATAGCCTTTTTTTGTTTGGCTTTAAGCGATGCAACACCAGAAAACCATATAAACAAAATAAAAGCTATAATAAATATAAAAAAACCAGAAAAGATTTCCATAAGCACACCTCCTATACAATAGTCAATTTTCTTGACTGATTTATTAAATTAAGTATTTCGTTGTTATCATTTTCTTCGCAGTAATCCAATGCCTTTTTAAAATTTGCCAAAGCATCTGTTTTATTTTTAGTTTGATTAATAAGCCCAAGTCCCTTGTAAGCATTGCATTTTATTTGATTATCATTTGATTTTATAAGACTTGAATAAAGCCTGCGGGCTTTATCATAGTCTTTATTCTGCAGGTAAAGGTCTGCAAGGTCTAACTTTAAGTATTCCAAATCGGTTTGGTCTTTAATAAGTGGTTTAGCTTTTTCCAGACAGCTTATAGATTTTGAAATATCATTGATTATCTTATAGCATTCGCCAAGCATATTGTAAACTTCAAGCTTTTGTTCTTTAAAAGTAGCACAGTTTAAAGCTATAAGTCCGCAATCTATAGCTTTATCTATATCAAAATCCTTGTATATCTCTGTAAGTTTTATATAAGCGAATGATTTTTGATTTTTTTGTATCTGCGGATTAAGTATTGCCTGATTAAGATAATCTGTTGCTTTCTCAATAACACCTAAATCTTTGTAAACAACGCCGAGCATAATTTGTATGTTTGCCATCTTTTTTTGGTTTTTAGAGGCTTTTTCTTTGGCAAGCTGTAAATGAAGCAGGCTTAAAGCTATATTATCTGCGTAGTAGTAAGCAACACCTGCATAATAATGCGTCAAACTGTCTTTTTTAATTTCCAAAGCTTTTTCAGCTAAATTAACAGCCTCATTATAATTTTCATTTTGAATGCTTTCAATGCATTCATTCAAAATGTTTTCTGTTTTTTGAATGCTTCACCTCCTTTTGGACACTTTTGTCCTAAAACTTATTACATAATAGCACAAAAGTATAAGATAGTCAAGTATAAAGTTTAAAATAGGTATTTTTTAAAATGGCTTTGGAATAAGGTTTTAAAAAATGATGAGTTTTATGCATTTAAGAGTTTTATCCGAAAATACTTATTTTAGGATAAAAGTATTTACAAATTTTACGCAACGCCCAGCAAAACCCTTAAAATAAATAAATGCGCTGGATAAAACCAATAGCCTATCCATTTATTTATCTTTAAATTAGGTAAAATGTCTTTTTTAAGGCTTAAAAAGATTAGAAAATAGCTTACAAACACCATTAGGATTATT of Desulfurella amilsii contains these proteins:
- a CDS encoding heavy metal-binding domain-containing protein; this translates as MEIFSGFFIFIIAFILFIWFSGVASLKAKQKKAIQKKNSIIKDLEKIRDEIITVSSSEIPGKKITKVIGVVSGVSETQASTKEEFDLAEKEALQDMILNAKNMGANAITDVKSTTGNYEQQGSQWQVSQVIYIGTAVIVE
- a CDS encoding tetratricopeptide repeat protein, with the protein product MNECIESIQNENYNEAVNLAEKALEIKKDSLTHYYAGVAYYYADNIALSLLHLQLAKEKASKNQKKMANIQIMLGVVYKDLGVIEKATDYLNQAILNPQIQKNQKSFAYIKLTEIYKDFDIDKAIDCGLIALNCATFKEQKLEVYNMLGECYKIINDISKSISCLEKAKPLIKDQTDLEYLKLDLADLYLQNKDYDKARRLYSSLIKSNDNQIKCNAYKGLGLINQTKNKTDALANFKKALDYCEENDNNEILNLINQSRKLTIV